A window of Calypte anna isolate BGI_N300 chromosome 5A, bCalAnn1_v1.p, whole genome shotgun sequence genomic DNA:
TCTGCTTCATTTGATAATTTTATTATTCAATGCAAAGCCAAATCTGAAGTTACACATTTCAAGGTGGAGAGTATAGCACGTGAATGACTGAACGTGAACTCCCAGTCGTGCTGGGCAAAAATGCAACCCTTGGAGATAGTGAAAAGGGGGAATGGGAGTTAGGTTTATATTTTGGCATGATGCCAGTGAAACAAGTGCTGAAGTCCTGTATCTGATTGCAGGGTACATATTTGAGAAGGATCTCAAGGTGCTGGAAAGAGAGCAGAGGACCAAAAAGagctagaaaaaaaagtctgtgccATGAAAGACTTCAAAACCTTGACCCATTTGAAATTGTCAAAAGGAAGGCTGAGAGGTGTCATAATTAGAGAAGTATTGTCAGAGAGAGAAGACAGTCAGATGAAAGGAGTCTTTAATCACCTGCAGAATGGATATGCCCACTGCCATGGATAGGGGCTGAAGTGAGACAAAATCACTATGACAGTAAAATTTCATCCAGAACAAATTACAAAGGGAATTGCAGgttcttaatttctttcagtCTGTCAGTTAAAGCAGAGTGTCTCCATGGAAGGtgagcttttgccagctgtaAGGACTGCAAAGTTCAACAGCCTTGCTTGTGTGATACAGGAGCTACAGAGAGATGGAATATTGTCTCCCAGTCTTAAGGTGTAAATGTAGTTTGGGTCATAATAAAAGCTGAACCTTCCTGACTCAAAATAGCCTTGCAAAGCCAATAGGTGAAATTTCTGTGAGTACCTATAGGTAAACTAAACTCATATCTGGAGGTCAGCAAACCCAGCAAGCCATCACAGAGGGATTGGAGTTTCAGGTTAGGCACCCAAAAACCTGGGAATTCATCTGGGCTTCTCTGAGTGTGGTCCTTCGTCCTCTTGCTAATGAAAGGGGGGCTCGTTTGGGAGAATGGGGATGCCCAGCTCAGGGCAACCTGTACCCCAGGAAATTCATCAGTCAAGGAAAGGGCCTAAAGGCACAAGCACTCTTTTGCCAACCAGAAACACATTGTTCTGGTTCTTCAGATATTTCAAACATACATTTTAAGTGTGAGTTGAGGAGAAGGTGTAATTTTTTGCATTCTTGGCTGCCCCACTACAGTTATTTGTAGGCTCACTTAGGATGATTACCAGTTACAACCTACATGCCTGTGTATTAATGCTCATGGTCAGTTGCAAATAGTCATGGGATGGGCCAAAGAGCCAAAACCAGCAAGAAACCACCCTCTTGCTCCTGCCTCCAGAGCATGCTCGCCTCTAGCTGCTAAGTGGGGGTTGTACTGGCCTGTGcactccctccccacccctttACACTGTGGGAGATTACCACCCCAAATCTGCATGCTGCTACAATGCAGAGCACgttttaatgattttaattaTGGTTGCTTCAGCCAGAACCCAACCTGACTGCCATTGAgccaggaggagagcagggtgGGTGTGCCTGCGTGAGGGAGGCTCCATGCCAGTCCTTGCAGAATTGCTTTTGATCTTGGGCATCTGCCATCAGAGGGTGTCTTTGAAGGCAATTGCCCTCTCAGCCACTGCCTGTATGTTTTATCATTTGCAAACTTAAGTTTTGCACAGAACTTACTTGAAGGAGAAATTATCAAAATGCTGTCAGCCTGGAAACTCCTGTCTGCTACAGGTGTCAGTTGAAATTCCAGTTCTCCATCGGCAGTGAGGGCTTTCCAGACAATTTTCCAGCAACTGTGGCTACAAATTAAATAGCATCTATCATTTAGAATCTCGGAAGACTCCACAGCACCAGACAGAAACCATGGGAGGACGTGGAGCTGCCTCTTCACTTTGCATGGTACATGTCTTGAGCTCTGCCTCAGaccaaaaaaccacagcacAAATGTGGAGTGGAGCCCATTGCCTGGGGTCAAGGGCAGCTTGGGGCAGGACTGTCCCCAAATCTTGTACCACTCTACAAGGAGCCCAGCATGTGCATCCCTCATCCACATCACCTCTCACCTGGGGCATTTTCCTCATTTGAAGTCAGAGATCTACTAAGGAAtttgggaaataatttttgtcattttcaagGGTGGAAGAGTAAAGTGAATTTTAGCTTATACTTATGGATAGTTTAGAGAAAAGTTAGCAGGAATTTCCAACCCAGTCAGATGCAATGAGAAGAGAGACGTCTGAAAGCTGTTCAGCAGCATGCCAGAGCATAGCAAGACATTATTTACAGTGTCTGTTATTAGCACAActtgaaattaataataatgacaGCTTGACTGCGTTCCTTCACAGCATTCCATACAAAACAGGACAGTTTTACTATTCTTACTGTCATCAGAGCTGGCTGGGACTTCTTGGGTGAAACATTTAATCTGGAGAAGCTACAACCTCTTTAAAGAAGTGGTTGTAGAATTATAGCACAATTTGGGCCAAAAGGGACCTtcaaagatcatagaatcatagaatcatagaatcatagaattggctgggttggaagggacctcagagatcatcgagtccaacccttttaccaccgttgtggttgctagaccatggcactgagtgccacatccagtctttttttaaatatctccagggacggagaatccactacttccctgggcagcccattccaatgccggatcactctctctgtaaagaaattctttctaatatctaacctaaatttcccctggcacaacttaagaccatgccctcttgtcttgttgaaagtcgtctgtcaaaagagcccaacccccacctggctacaccctcctttcaggtagttgtagagatcGATGaggcctcctcttctccaggctgaacagccccagctctctcagcctctcctcatagggtctgtgctcgagtccctttgccagcctggttgccctcctttggacctgctccaggacctcgatatccttcctgaactgggggcccaaaactggacacaggactcgagctgtggcctcaccagggctgagtataggggcagaatcacttccttggacctgctggcgacgctgttccgtatacaggccaggatgccattggctttcttggccacctgggcacactgctggctcatattcagcttcctgtcaatccagactcccagatacctttctgcctggctgctctccagccactctgtccccagcctgtagcgctgcatggggttgttgtggccaaagtgcaggacccggcacttggccgtgttaaacctcatcccattggaatcagcccaactctccagtctgtccaggtccctctgcagagccctcctgccttccagttgatcgacactcccccccagcttagtgtcgtctgcgaatttgctgatgatggactcagtcccctcatctaaatcatcaatgaagatattgaacagaaccgggcacaacactgatccctgggggacaccactagtgaccggctgccaactggatgcagccccgttcagcaccactctctgggcccggccctccagccagttcttaacccagcacagggtgctcctgtccaagctgtgggcagccagctttctcaggaggatgctgtgggagatggtgtcaaaggccttgctgaagtccaggtagaccacatccacagccttcccctcatccaccagtcgggtcacctgatcataaaaggagatcaggttggtcaggcatgacctgcccttcctaaacccgtgctggctgggtctgatcccttgcccatcctgcaggtgctgtgtgattgcactgaggatgatctgttccatgaccctgccaggcactgaggtcaggctgacgggcctgtagtttcctgggtcctctttccagccctttttgtggattggcatgacattcgccaacttccaatcatctgggatgtccccagtgagccaggactgttggtagatgatagagagaggcttggcaagctcttctgccagctccctcatcacccttgggtggatcccatctggtcccatagacttgtggggatccaagcagttcagtaggtcactgactgtgtccttcaggattacaggggggctggttagattcatgtcactttctatgagctccagaagccataCGTCTTCAGGGTAatctgtctttctgctgaaaactgaggtaaagaaggtgttaaatacctcagccttttcttcatgtttgacaactatattcctaCCCAATCATCTGATTCCATTCCCCCCTGCAAGGAACATCTTGCACTAAGAtgggttgctccaagccccatccaatctggccttgaacacttccaattATGGGAAACCCACAACTTTTCTCACAGGAAGACTTCTCTGTGGCTCATTTTATCTTCCAGCAGGAGGTTTCTCATGTCAGCACTAGAagcaaaaccccagcacccagtAAAAGGATGGACAGCTCTCTTGATTTGGGTTAGAGACCCAAATCCCTGAGTCCTGGATCATGGGCAAATTGTGTGGTGACTGAGCCTCCATCTGCTCTGGGACAGCCTCTGTTTAGCTCTGGCTTTCTGTCAGCTCTCTGTTTTAGCATTTCtctatttacattttcctgGGATTATGCTTTTGTTCCACatcaaaacaacacaaatcCCGCAGCATTTCTCAAAGGACTCCTGTTCTCTGGCTGGCCCAAGTTATCATGGAAATTACTAGTTTCCTGAGGCATTTATTATACCTATCCCGAAATACAAGCTTGCCCTGTTTCAATCCGAAACACTGcactgaaaggagaaaattctATGTAGTACCACAAACACCATGCTTGCAAGAAGGTGGTATGTTAATTAATAAAGTCTGGGAGCCACTGGTTTAACatattaatgaattttttatGCAGAGATAGATGGAAAGATATATTTCCTTATTAGATTTTTGAATGTCTGATACTTCTATTTTAATTACGTTCTATTTTATGTCTCTCTTACAAACACTAACAGTGTTTCTAATAGTATAATTGTGTTAGATAATTATTTtgagcaaagggaaggagaaataaGGGGAGATAGGCCTGATGAGCACATTCTGAACTTGAAATAGGAGGAAGAGCTGTGGGGATAGACACTACAATAGGGATTCTTTTATAAACAAGGACCTGCAGAGAGTCAGATCTGCTTAGGAACCAAAGAGGCATGAAGCAGTGGGTCAgaagagccagaaaaaaaaccccatgttaTTCCCAAAGAACTTTGAACATGAAGGTCCTGCTGAACTGGACTAGTAGGTGTGTGAATCAGAGACATGGCAGTGGACTCTATGGCTGTATGTCCTCACTAATGCAAGGAGGAGAGAAGCTGCCTTTTTTACAGGTTGAAGTGAGAATGGTGGAGGTAACCTGTCTCAGGATGATCCAGCTCTTTCAGTTCAGTGGCTTGGAGGCCATTTTTGAAGTGTCTCCAGAGGACACAGACAGAAATATCATCGTGGACCAGCAAGACTCTAAGCCCAGCCCTGTGCTTCTCCAGGACTGGTGTGACAAGAGGTACCTCTCTCCCCCAAGGGGAGGTGGTATTTGATGGAGATAAGCACATTATGGGACATTTGCCCACTCTGATATGGCCACAGATAGCACTAACCAGCAGGGCTGGTTTTCCCACCCCTGAGGCATAAGACAAACTGGGTTGTAAGTTGGACCACAGAGTTGCAGAGAGTGGAGAAGTTGTTAGTCAGGGAGAGTGAGATAAAGGGAAGGTGGGGGTTGCAAACAGTGCCTTAAGTGATGTGGGACAGCCCTCTTGAATGGCTGTGCCCAGGGCCAGGCTGACAGCACTTCAAacaagtcacagaaaaaaaaaacaacactggaGTTCCCAGAGCTGCATGAAGTACTCAAGCACTCACCTTATGTTAAAACTGACTGCTGGACTTTGTCTGTCTTCTCTGGAACTCTTCACAGTATTAACTGTATACAAATTTACATAACAGGGACTTGTGGAAACCTCTGGAAGATTAAGTTCCTGTGTTAGAATATTGCCCAGCTGTTTCCTTCTGCACAGTCCCCACAACTGTGATGACAGAGAGATGTTCATTTTTAGagttttcttctcagaaaatcttcaggggaaaaaaagggtaaaGGTTTGTTTATTCTTCATTACAGCCCATACTTTTGCATTACTATAGCACTTAAACACTTTAGTTCCTCAtcaggaagaaacaaagaattgAAGACAGTGGTTCCTGGTGGAGTTCCCATAAGTTGGGAGAGTTTGGGGCTCTGTCCTGGGGCCCAGAATACAGAAAGCCTACTTTGGGTCAGTAACCACACTGGAACAGAGCAGTGGGTATTGACAAGAGTTTTCCAGAGGGGAAAATTTCTGCAGGCACTTACTCCCAAAATTCCCATAGTTATTTTACTGATCTGAGGACTGCCTAAAGCCACTCTGTAGCTTTCCTCAAGGCTTCCTGCAAAAGGCTAAGGAAGTTATTCTCTTACTGAGATCTTTTCATTGCCCTTTCTACAGAGAAGTTTCATGCCATGTCCTTTATAACCCACTTAGCTTCTCTACACCCATTTTGTCCACTATAGAAGGAATACAGCCCAGAATAATTATTCTTTATTCTGACGCACACACGTACAAAATGTTGGggataaaaatagaaattctttGGAAATTCCTTCTGGATGCATCAGGAAGAGTCAGGAGCCAGATCCTGCCCTTAGCTGCAGTTGAATACTGGTGTAGCTCCCTAAAATCAGTAAAATTACTGTGCAATTACACAGTATCAGATTAGAAGGTAtgaaatcaaaaccaaaccccataGAGTATAGTTTGTCAGTGCTCACACCAAGCCATAAACCCATCTATAGTTTCATAGAAGTGGTTACCAgttgcaaaaaacaaaagcatagaaaaaaccaaaacaccaaaaccaaaacaaaaaaaccccaaccaaacaaaaaaaaaaaggcacacacttgccccccaaaaaacccacaccacacaacaaaaaaacccccaacaaaccaaaaaacaaacaaacaaataaccaGTATTAAATGTGGTCTTATGGCCCTGCAAGTTTAGATGCCAGTGATCCCATCTCACTGAGATGGGAGAGTAAACTCTTCTTTCTAGTGGCAGCCTACTACTATTTCCAGAGTCATAAGATGCTGCTCCTTAAATTTCTTGCTGGTTCAAGATTACTTACTGAATCCTAAATGCTGTGGGTCTAAGATCAGTTATACTAGGGGAGAACTTCATCcctgtagaaagaaaaagacacttcCCAAACCTAGCATCTTTTGGCAGCTACAGAACAGCTTGATGCATTAGAGGTGGCCTCTTAGGAGAAGGAGTTAAGGAGTGCTTCTATTTTTGCATGAAATCAGGCTAGGCAGAGGGTATGATGATGCATGAATATCAGTATCTATTTCTTACTGTCATTTCCTCAGAACTGTGGGGGAGACAGAGAGTAATGGTAACAAGAGGGATGCAGACAGCCCTCCACATTACCTGCCAGGGACATGAGGGTTTTGCTTCATGCACTTTCTGGTGGCTGCCAGCCAGTAACGTAactcatgctgctgctgctctttgcaggGAGACAGCTCTGTTTCCACTGGCTGCTTGGCTcaatttggcattttttttttatagcccAGTTTAGCATGACTACAGAGCTGATTCACTGCACCATGGCTGGGGTAAGAGCTTCACACTATTTCAGAGAATGCAGTGAGAGTATCAGAGTGTGAACTCAGGCTCTACTCCCAGCCTGACTTTTGGGACTTGGAAGAGAAGGATGTGCTGCATTTTAAACATTCACACACATACCTTAGCTCCAATGGTTAAGCTTTCAGGTATATGAGGTCTGAGTTAGTCTTCTAACCAGCCTGAAGCTGTGCTGCACCATGCTGTAatcctgatgatttttttcaactAGATGTGCTTGAATCTAGTATTTTCCTGATGTAATTTTCCTGATGGCTCACCTCCAAGAAAAATGGTGTCGATCATTTGGTAGGTTTCAGGGCTGGGTGTGAGTCAGCTCTGagtcaggcagcagctccagctccacaAAGTGCTGGGCTCCGTGTGCTGGCACGACCCATGGGGCCACAGCCCTGCAATGgatgctgctcctcagcatccccagcaaCACCGCGTGGAAATCCAGGTGTTGGGCACTTGCAAAGCAAACAGGCAAGTCCACGGCCTCGGGCTTTTGGCTGTTCAAGTGCTGCGAAGCCCTCTTGGCTTTGGAAGATGGTAAGGTGCATAGATGATGCTGGCTTCAGGCAGGGAGAAGATGAGGATCCCCCCCACCCTCTGAGGAGGGGAAGGTCTGACTGGAGTGGAGGCATAATTTCCTTGCCCAAAGCACAGATGAAGCAAGGAAGGAGTTTTGTCCAGAGACCTCTGTCCCTGGCACGGTGGTTTTGTTCGTGTTCACTTTTATATTAAGTAGGGTGGTGTCCCCAGTCCTCAGGCAGCTGAGAGCAAAGCCAAGAGTCGAGACAGTCCCGAAGGCAACAGCCACTGTGTGCATTGTCAAAGTGGTGTGACTGATgggttttctctttgtctttctctccctctgcccgTCGGTGTGTTTGAAGCAACGCCCAGTGAAGCAGTCCCTGAGCGCCTGCATGTGCCGAGAGTCCCACTGGAAatgcctcctcctctccatcctcatGTATGGGTGCCTGGGAGCAGTGGCCTGGTGTCAGCTGGCCCAGGTCACCAAGCTCAGCTTTGATAGTTCCTTCAAGGGCAAGTCAATGATCTACCATGACAGCCCGTGCTCAGATGGCTACGTCTATATCCCACTGGCCTTCCTCTCCATGCTGTACGTGGTGTACCTGGTGGAGTGCTGGCACTGTCACGTCAAGAGAGAGCTGCAGTACAAGGCAGACGTGGACAGCGTCTATGAATGCATCAACCGCATGCAGCAAGCCACCCCCTGCATCTGGTGGAAGGCCATCAGCTACCACTTTGTGCGGCGGACACGGCAAGTGACCCGGTACCGCAACGGTGATGCCTACACCACCACGCAAGTCTACCACGAGAGGGTCAACACCCACGTGGCTGAAGCCGAGTTTGATTACTCTCACTGTGGATACAAGGACATCTCCAAGGAGCTCCTGGGCCTGGAGAGCTACACAGCCACCAAACTGAGGTTCACCAAGTGCTTCAGCTTTGCCAACATCGAGTCCGAGAACTCTTACCTGACTCAGAGAGCTCACTTCTTCACAGAGATCGAGGGGCTGGATGACTACATGGAGGTGAGGGAAGGCATGCAGCTTAAAAACGTGGATTTTAAAGAGCTCATGATGGCCTACGGGGACCCAGATCACCTCCCGTGGTATGTGTCCCACTATGCATTCTGGGTGGCCGCCATCCTCATGATCTCATGGCCGCTCAGGGTGCTCATAGAGTATCGGACTGCTTATGTCCACTACCACGTGGAGAAGCTCCTGGGCCTGGAGTACACTGCATCAGCTGAGGTGGAGGAGCCTTTGTACCGATACCGCATGCCCCGGGACGCCACGCAGGACAGCACCGAGCTGGAGTGGCACATCTGCACCAACAGGCAGCTGATCCCCAGCTACTCGGAGGCCATGCTCA
This region includes:
- the LOC103534452 gene encoding transmembrane protein 151B; this translates as MCRESHWKCLLLSILMYGCLGAVAWCQLAQVTKLSFDSSFKGKSMIYHDSPCSDGYVYIPLAFLSMLYVVYLVECWHCHVKRELQYKADVDSVYECINRMQQATPCIWWKAISYHFVRRTRQVTRYRNGDAYTTTQVYHERVNTHVAEAEFDYSHCGYKDISKELLGLESYTATKLRFTKCFSFANIESENSYLTQRAHFFTEIEGLDDYMEVREGMQLKNVDFKELMMAYGDPDHLPWYVSHYAFWVAAILMISWPLRVLIEYRTAYVHYHVEKLLGLEYTASAEVEEPLYRYRMPRDATQDSTELEWHICTNRQLIPSYSEAMLMDLSNSPAYGSYAACRYSGTADSCTRCNRASSTSSIFSRHALHSCGGASRLSLNTSRFSLCRLHGSHRTGLWRSRSSSIADRGCQDEQCCSYSSQLAVNENPPTYHDARFFPVLIVHRPEGQDGRRFYIRRSSCLETSL